The proteins below come from a single Piscinibacter gummiphilus genomic window:
- a CDS encoding glutathione S-transferase, with product MPDPIYDSPHYTLYGSPISYFTGKVRAYLDWKQLPYREVLASAEVYKEVILPRVGFAVIPVVTSDRGETLQDSTDIIDALEARQGGPAVVPATGVQRLAAALLELYGDEWLVIPAMHYRWHHNREWAMRAFGELSMPHATPEEQLAIGTKRAGPFAQAAVLLGAATPAMQQAVERSYEALLAELDAHFSQLPYALGTRPSTADFGLYGPLYAHQYRDPASGALMRRLAPNVARWVQRLETQTAPLAGDFLPGDEIAPTLLPVLRRQMREQMPVLADSARHLEAWLASHPGERIPRAIGSHRFVLEGEEGERIVRPYSLWMMQRARDVYVSLSGSERVRANAWLDSIGGQAFRDYQGPPRLVRSGLSVALA from the coding sequence ATGCCTGACCCCATCTACGACAGCCCCCACTACACCCTCTACGGCTCGCCGATCAGTTACTTCACCGGCAAGGTCCGCGCCTATCTCGACTGGAAGCAGCTCCCCTACCGGGAGGTGCTCGCCAGCGCCGAGGTCTACAAGGAGGTGATCCTGCCGCGCGTGGGGTTCGCCGTCATCCCGGTCGTCACGAGCGACCGCGGCGAGACCCTGCAAGACAGCACCGACATCATCGATGCGCTGGAGGCGCGGCAAGGCGGGCCGGCCGTGGTGCCCGCCACCGGCGTGCAGCGCCTGGCCGCTGCGCTGTTGGAACTCTATGGCGATGAATGGCTGGTGATTCCGGCCATGCACTACCGCTGGCACCACAACCGCGAGTGGGCGATGCGCGCCTTCGGCGAACTCAGCATGCCGCATGCGACACCCGAGGAGCAGCTCGCCATCGGCACCAAGCGCGCCGGCCCGTTCGCCCAGGCCGCCGTGCTGCTGGGCGCGGCCACACCGGCGATGCAGCAGGCAGTGGAGCGTTCATATGAGGCGCTGCTGGCCGAACTCGATGCCCATTTCTCGCAGCTGCCGTATGCGCTCGGCACGCGACCGTCGACCGCCGACTTCGGCCTCTACGGCCCGCTCTACGCCCACCAGTACCGAGACCCGGCCAGCGGCGCGTTGATGCGCCGGCTTGCGCCGAACGTGGCGCGCTGGGTGCAGCGGCTGGAGACGCAGACAGCGCCGCTCGCCGGCGACTTCCTTCCCGGCGACGAGATCGCGCCCACGCTGCTGCCGGTGCTGCGCCGCCAGATGCGCGAGCAGATGCCGGTGCTGGCCGACAGTGCCCGCCACCTCGAAGCCTGGCTCGCGAGCCACCCGGGCGAGCGCATTCCGCGCGCGATCGGCTCGCACCGTTTCGTGCTCGAAGGCGAGGAGGGCGAGCGCATCGTGCGGCCCTACAGCCTCTGGATGATGCAGCGCGCGCGCGACGTCTACGTCAGCCTCTCCGGCAGCGAGCGCGTGCGGGCCAACGCCTGGCTCGACAGCATCGGCGGCCAGGCCTTCCGTGACTACCAGGGCCCGCCGCGACTGGTGCGCAGCGGGCTGAGCGTTGCCCTGGCTTGA
- a CDS encoding porin, producing MKCTSAARAAVALAGALAAVGASAQSSVTIFGGVDGNVTRVRSEGRGSMWQVRDAGNYVTKIGFTGNEDLGGGYRAHFYLESQASSDTGNGVPTNTNNRVTGSSTGGGLTWNRKATVSLFTPMGEVRFGRDYTPPFAPVAYFDPWGTAGVGSSVNHQPIYKGTLALPTLVRVSNSVAYHIPRSWVNGLQVYVQGAAGEGTGPRFMGIGSTYLNGPLLVAGGISRTDAPLTDMGTALTAPTVSSDNKLMVWSLGAWYTLPGNVKIMGFRHSQTLDRYGSLATPSIGTELDREVTDSLVGVSWGLSTYTLKASYVLRDDKGRENADSRQIALGVTNNLSKRTAVYVTAVQIENKNTASYNYISSGFNPVAGGTARAIQAGIAHNF from the coding sequence ATGAAATGCACAAGCGCGGCCCGTGCGGCCGTGGCCTTGGCGGGCGCGCTCGCGGCTGTGGGCGCCTCGGCGCAGTCGAGCGTCACCATCTTCGGCGGTGTCGACGGCAATGTGACCCGCGTGCGCTCGGAAGGGCGCGGCAGCATGTGGCAGGTGCGCGATGCCGGCAACTACGTCACCAAGATCGGCTTCACCGGCAACGAAGACCTGGGTGGCGGCTACCGCGCGCACTTCTATCTGGAATCGCAGGCAAGCAGCGACACCGGCAACGGCGTGCCCACCAACACCAACAACCGCGTCACCGGCTCGAGCACGGGTGGCGGCCTCACCTGGAACCGCAAGGCGACGGTGAGCCTCTTCACACCGATGGGCGAAGTGCGCTTCGGGCGCGACTACACGCCGCCGTTTGCGCCGGTCGCGTACTTCGACCCGTGGGGCACCGCCGGTGTGGGCAGCTCGGTCAACCACCAGCCCATCTACAAGGGCACGCTTGCGCTGCCCACGCTCGTGCGGGTGAGCAACTCGGTGGCCTATCACATCCCCCGCAGCTGGGTGAACGGGCTGCAGGTGTATGTGCAAGGCGCGGCAGGCGAGGGCACGGGCCCGCGTTTCATGGGCATCGGCAGCACCTACCTCAACGGGCCGCTGCTGGTGGCCGGCGGCATCTCGCGCACCGATGCGCCGCTCACCGACATGGGCACCGCGCTCACTGCGCCCACGGTCTCGTCCGACAACAAGCTGATGGTGTGGTCGCTCGGCGCCTGGTACACACTGCCGGGTAACGTGAAGATCATGGGCTTCCGCCACTCGCAGACGCTCGACCGCTATGGCTCGCTGGCCACGCCCAGCATCGGCACCGAACTCGACCGCGAGGTGACCGACTCGCTCGTCGGCGTGAGCTGGGGCCTGAGCACGTACACCCTCAAGGCCTCGTATGTGCTGCGCGACGACAAGGGGCGCGAGAACGCCGACTCGCGGCAGATCGCGCTCGGCGTGACCAACAACCTCTCCAAGCGCACCGCGGTCTACGTGACGGCCGTGCAGATCGAGAACAAGAACACCGCGAGCTACAACTACATCTCCTCGGGCTTCAACCCGGTGGCGGGCGGCACGGCGCGGGCGATCCAGGCGGGCATCGCGCACAATTTCTGA
- a CDS encoding amidohydrolase family protein has product MPYATQRVMHDADSHLMETPDWISSYADPDIRDRLKPLNLAKAGSSTYEHIQRQVERVKDAEKTAAISSNVVAGPKGWAALGAIAAAERPQALDDLGFASQLVFSTFAGGQYLSHEEVEVRYGGARAHNRGITEFCKVDKRLIAVGQVSLSEPELALREIREGIRMGCGAFWIPSQPAGERAPGHPDLDPIWRELSESRIPFMLHVGAGASIQPKGYDQTGRPRPPDVHGGGENLRFRDLVALPMAPQLFISSMVSDGVFERFPTLRGGVIELGAGWVPQFLRSLDIAHGIFAKSDPMLASFKLKPSEQIRRALKFTPFPSEDVGRMIADAGPELFLFSSDYPHPEGTNDPIGRFERSMGALSDEARTQFYSKNFEDMMQAA; this is encoded by the coding sequence ATGCCCTACGCCACCCAGCGCGTCATGCACGACGCCGACAGCCACCTGATGGAAACGCCGGACTGGATCTCGTCCTATGCCGACCCCGACATCCGCGACCGCTTGAAGCCGCTCAACCTCGCCAAGGCCGGCAGCAGCACCTACGAGCACATCCAACGCCAAGTCGAGCGGGTGAAAGACGCCGAGAAGACCGCAGCGATCAGCAGCAATGTCGTCGCCGGCCCGAAAGGCTGGGCTGCCCTCGGCGCCATTGCCGCGGCCGAGCGCCCGCAGGCGCTCGACGACCTGGGCTTTGCGAGCCAGCTGGTCTTCTCCACCTTCGCGGGTGGGCAGTACCTCTCGCATGAAGAGGTGGAGGTGCGCTACGGCGGCGCCCGCGCGCACAACCGCGGCATCACCGAGTTCTGCAAGGTCGACAAGCGCCTGATCGCCGTCGGCCAGGTGTCGCTCTCGGAGCCTGAGCTGGCATTGCGCGAGATCCGCGAAGGCATCCGCATGGGCTGCGGTGCCTTCTGGATTCCGAGCCAGCCCGCCGGCGAGCGTGCCCCCGGCCACCCCGACCTCGACCCCATCTGGCGCGAGCTGAGCGAGTCGCGCATCCCCTTCATGCTGCACGTGGGTGCAGGTGCGTCGATCCAGCCCAAGGGCTACGACCAGACCGGCCGCCCACGCCCGCCCGATGTGCATGGCGGTGGCGAGAACCTGCGCTTCCGCGACCTGGTGGCGCTGCCGATGGCGCCGCAGCTCTTCATCTCGTCGATGGTGAGTGACGGGGTCTTCGAGCGCTTTCCGACGCTGCGTGGCGGTGTGATCGAGCTGGGCGCGGGCTGGGTGCCGCAGTTCCTGCGCAGCCTCGACATCGCACACGGCATCTTCGCCAAGAGCGACCCGATGCTTGCCTCGTTCAAGCTCAAGCCCTCGGAGCAGATCCGCCGTGCGCTCAAGTTCACGCCGTTCCCGAGCGAAGACGTTGGTCGCATGATTGCCGATGCGGGGCCCGAGCTCTTCCTCTTCTCGAGCGACTACCCGCACCCCGAAGGCACCAACGACCCGATCGGCCGTTTCGAGCGTTCGATGGGGGCGTTGTCCGACGAGGCACGCACGCAGTTCTATTCGAAGAACTTCGAAGACATGATGCAGGCCGCCTGA
- a CDS encoding CBS domain-containing protein, producing MTQIADVMTRGVRTLSPHDSVISAAQAMEEMDVGVIPVCDGDHLVGMVTDRDIVLRAVAHNRANDQTPLSHVMTAEPCWCYEDQSVDDVIEAMREAQLRRMPVVDRTQQLVGIVSLGDLAVKADEGKAGEALEQISEPAAPARPAPQTTR from the coding sequence ATGACCCAAATTGCCGACGTGATGACCCGTGGCGTGCGGACCCTCTCTCCGCACGATTCGGTGATCAGCGCCGCGCAGGCGATGGAAGAGATGGACGTCGGCGTGATCCCCGTCTGCGATGGAGACCACCTCGTCGGCATGGTCACCGATCGCGACATCGTGCTGCGCGCCGTGGCCCACAACCGTGCCAACGACCAGACGCCGCTCAGCCATGTGATGACGGCCGAGCCTTGCTGGTGCTATGAAGACCAGTCGGTCGACGATGTGATCGAGGCGATGCGGGAAGCCCAGCTGCGCCGCATGCCGGTGGTCGACCGCACACAGCAACTGGTCGGCATCGTCTCGCTCGGAGATCTCGCGGTGAAGGCCGACGAAGGCAAGGCCGGCGAAGCACTGGAGCAGATCTCGGAGCCGGCCGCGCCAGCACGCCCGGCGCCTCAGACGACGCGTTGA
- a CDS encoding PEP-CTERM sorting domain-containing protein — MRVALSVAVVSTWAALASPAQATLTTFDELPWRPIESFADYPVDTQYASLGVTFDLGYLLQTYYPSNPPAHPNQYLLGAHDMRVTFSGASLPTHVSFNMSSPYGAASESYVAALDAQGNVVGRGRTGGTYPVGNEEPPYEGQDLPYQANRYVSFSAASGIAALSFYDAYGSRLSTSIDNLYFGQVAAVPEPASMVLGAAGLGVLAWARRRRKR; from the coding sequence ATGCGAGTTGCTCTTTCTGTTGCCGTCGTGAGCACCTGGGCGGCGCTCGCGTCACCGGCCCAGGCCACCCTCACCACCTTCGACGAGTTGCCCTGGCGCCCCATCGAGTCGTTCGCGGACTACCCGGTCGACACGCAGTACGCCTCGCTCGGCGTGACCTTCGATCTGGGCTACCTGCTGCAGACCTACTACCCGTCGAACCCGCCTGCGCACCCGAACCAGTATTTGCTCGGGGCCCACGACATGCGGGTGACCTTCAGCGGCGCCTCGTTGCCCACGCACGTGAGCTTCAACATGAGCTCGCCCTATGGCGCGGCGTCGGAGTCCTACGTGGCGGCACTCGACGCCCAGGGCAACGTGGTGGGGCGCGGCCGCACCGGCGGCACCTATCCGGTCGGCAATGAAGAGCCGCCCTACGAAGGCCAGGACCTGCCGTACCAGGCCAACCGCTACGTCAGCTTCTCGGCGGCCTCGGGCATTGCCGCGCTGAGCTTCTACGATGCCTACGGGTCGCGTCTGTCGACCTCGATCGACAACCTGTACTTCGGCCAGGTGGCGGCGGTGCCCGAGCCGGCCTCGATGGTGCTCGGTGCCGCGGGCCTGGGGGTGCTGGCCTGGGCGCGGCGCCGCCGCAAGCGCTGA
- a CDS encoding zinc-dependent alcohol dehydrogenase, protein MKALCWHGKKDIRYDTVPDPKIEHPRDAIIKMTSCAICGSDLHLFDGFMPGMEKGDVMGHEFMGEVMEVGPENKKLKVGDKVVVPFTICCGECEQCRRGNFSVCETTNRNKDLADKVFGHTTAGLFGYTHLTGGYAGGQAEFVRVPFADVAPVKIPDGLSDEQVLFLGDIFPTGWQAAVACDIQSTDTVAVWGAGPVGQFAIRSAVMLGAKQVIAIDRLPERLSMAKAGGAITINFEEESVIERLQQLTKGKGPEKCIDAVGMESHATHAIDGLYDRAKQAVMLETDRPHVLREMIYVCRPAGILSIPGVYGGFIDKLPMGALMNKGLTVRTGQTHVNRWTDDLLQRIVDGQVDPSFVITHTASLEQGPEMYKTFRDKLDGCIKVVLKP, encoded by the coding sequence ATGAAAGCCCTTTGCTGGCACGGCAAGAAGGACATCCGTTACGACACGGTGCCCGACCCCAAGATCGAGCACCCGCGCGACGCCATCATCAAGATGACGAGCTGCGCCATCTGCGGCTCCGACCTTCACCTCTTCGACGGCTTCATGCCCGGCATGGAGAAGGGCGACGTCATGGGCCACGAGTTCATGGGCGAGGTGATGGAAGTCGGCCCCGAGAACAAGAAGCTCAAGGTCGGCGACAAGGTGGTGGTGCCCTTCACCATCTGCTGCGGCGAATGCGAGCAGTGCCGGCGCGGCAACTTTTCGGTCTGCGAGACGACCAACCGCAACAAGGACCTGGCCGACAAGGTGTTCGGCCACACGACGGCGGGCCTCTTCGGCTACACGCACCTCACGGGCGGCTATGCCGGTGGGCAGGCAGAGTTCGTCCGCGTGCCGTTTGCCGACGTGGCGCCGGTGAAGATTCCCGACGGGCTCTCCGACGAGCAGGTGCTGTTCCTCGGCGACATCTTCCCGACCGGCTGGCAGGCGGCTGTCGCCTGCGACATCCAGTCCACCGACACGGTGGCGGTGTGGGGCGCGGGGCCGGTGGGGCAGTTCGCCATCCGAAGCGCGGTGATGCTGGGCGCGAAACAGGTGATCGCGATCGACCGGCTGCCTGAGCGGCTGTCGATGGCCAAGGCGGGCGGCGCCATCACGATCAACTTCGAGGAAGAAAGCGTGATCGAGCGGCTGCAGCAGCTCACCAAGGGCAAGGGCCCCGAGAAATGCATCGACGCCGTCGGCATGGAAAGCCACGCCACCCACGCCATCGACGGCCTCTACGACCGCGCCAAGCAGGCGGTGATGCTCGAGACCGACCGCCCTCATGTGCTGCGCGAGATGATCTATGTGTGCCGGCCCGCGGGCATCCTGTCGATTCCCGGTGTGTACGGCGGCTTCATCGACAAGCTGCCGATGGGCGCGCTGATGAACAAGGGCCTCACCGTGCGCACCGGCCAGACCCACGTCAACCGCTGGACCGACGACCTGCTGCAGCGCATCGTCGATGGCCAGGTCGACCCATCTTTCGTCATCACCCACACGGCCAGCCTCGAACAGGGGCCCGAGATGTACAAGACCTTCCGCGACAAGCTGGACGGTTGCATCAAGGTCGTCTTGAAGCCCTGA
- the nudC gene encoding NAD(+) diphosphatase, translating to MSFVPASRPSSSQLTDHAWHFAFVGRELLIPEADSIALQPLTAALLAPLATGKHYLGTLASVDCWALVLPEAPPGWRPTPLRAAMMALPPEVSALAGRAAQVVEWDRSHRFCGVCGTPTDLHPGERSRVCPSCGHTAYPRVSPAMMALVWRPGELLLARSPHYAKGMYSALAGFVEAGESLEECVHREVAEEVGVSVENLRYYGSQSWPFPHSLMCAFTARWAGGEIVRQEDEIEDAQWFPLDALPNVPPRFSVSGHLIRDTVKAMQDGTLA from the coding sequence ATGAGCTTCGTTCCCGCCAGCCGTCCTTCCTCCTCGCAGCTGACCGACCACGCCTGGCACTTCGCCTTCGTCGGGCGTGAGCTCCTGATCCCCGAAGCCGACAGCATCGCGCTGCAGCCGCTCACCGCCGCGCTGCTGGCGCCGCTGGCCACCGGCAAGCACTACCTGGGTACGCTCGCCAGCGTCGACTGCTGGGCGCTGGTGCTGCCCGAAGCGCCGCCGGGCTGGCGGCCCACGCCGCTGCGCGCCGCGATGATGGCCTTGCCGCCCGAGGTGAGCGCACTCGCCGGCCGTGCGGCGCAGGTGGTGGAATGGGACCGCAGCCACCGCTTCTGCGGTGTGTGCGGCACGCCCACCGACCTGCACCCGGGAGAACGCTCGCGGGTGTGCCCCTCGTGCGGCCACACCGCCTACCCGCGCGTGAGCCCCGCGATGATGGCGCTGGTGTGGCGTCCGGGCGAGCTGCTGCTGGCGCGCTCGCCGCACTACGCGAAAGGCATGTACAGCGCGCTCGCCGGTTTCGTCGAAGCGGGCGAGTCGCTCGAAGAGTGCGTGCACCGCGAGGTGGCCGAAGAGGTGGGTGTGAGCGTCGAGAACCTGCGCTACTACGGCAGCCAGAGCTGGCCCTTCCCGCACAGCCTGATGTGCGCCTTCACCGCACGCTGGGCGGGCGGCGAGATCGTGCGGCAGGAAGACGAGATCGAAGACGCGCAGTGGTTCCCGCTCGACGCCTTGCCCAACGTGCCGCCGAGGTTTTCGGTCTCCGGCCACCTGATCCGCGACACCGTCAAGGCCATGCAGGACGGCACGCTCGCCTAG
- a CDS encoding carboxylesterase/lipase family protein: MSLAAPTPKATDRMIHAEDLFPEVETAQGRVRGLSSDGVHAFKGLRYGADTGRARRFRAPEPPPTWTGVRDATNYGQFAPQAPSSRQRDYADMITFDIQGGGMGEDCLVLNLWTPTLHRNAKKPVIVHLHGGGWYGGSGNAPGCDGAMLAKHGDAVVVTLNHRLGAFGFLDLSSLSNDYANSGVMGMLDIVAGLRWLRENVASFGGDPERVLVFGQSGGGAKTSTLMAMPKAAGLFHRAGVMSGSVLKLATPEYAAAQAERFLQVLGLSRAQIPRLHEMPMQQLLAAQVTLEMGDRSRGEAPRSFAPVAQAGSALPRHPFEPDAPEVSAHVPMIIGTTLDERSYRTVNFDLDQAGLEAFFQQRAGADAELLLKEYRDEDPNASPYLMQVRLDTDMGFRRAAHLQAERKAAALGAPVWAYLWRAPSPAYGGRFGATHGVDIGPSMHDIRRALNGPMDSQRRLARMMSSVWASFAAKGNPNNDKLPHWPSYTLPARSTLVIDTDHETVIDDPRSALRKYWTERAA, translated from the coding sequence ATGAGCCTCGCCGCACCCACCCCCAAAGCCACAGACAGGATGATCCACGCCGAAGACCTCTTCCCCGAGGTCGAGACGGCCCAGGGGCGGGTGCGAGGACTCAGCAGCGACGGGGTGCACGCCTTCAAGGGCCTGCGCTACGGTGCCGACACCGGCCGCGCGCGGCGCTTCCGCGCGCCCGAACCGCCACCCACCTGGACGGGCGTGCGCGACGCCACCAACTACGGCCAGTTCGCACCGCAGGCGCCGTCGAGCCGCCAGCGCGACTACGCCGACATGATCACCTTCGACATCCAGGGCGGCGGCATGGGCGAAGACTGCCTCGTGCTCAACCTCTGGACCCCCACGCTCCATCGCAACGCGAAGAAGCCGGTCATCGTGCACTTGCACGGCGGCGGCTGGTACGGTGGCTCGGGCAACGCGCCGGGTTGCGATGGCGCGATGCTCGCGAAGCATGGCGATGCGGTCGTCGTCACGCTCAACCACCGGCTGGGCGCCTTCGGTTTTCTCGACCTCTCGTCGCTCAGCAACGACTACGCCAACTCGGGCGTGATGGGCATGCTCGACATCGTGGCCGGCCTGCGCTGGCTGCGCGAGAACGTGGCTTCCTTCGGAGGCGACCCCGAGCGCGTGCTGGTATTCGGCCAGTCGGGCGGTGGTGCAAAGACGAGCACGCTCATGGCCATGCCCAAGGCGGCCGGGCTCTTCCACCGCGCCGGGGTGATGAGCGGCTCGGTGCTCAAGCTTGCGACGCCCGAATACGCCGCCGCCCAGGCCGAGCGCTTCCTGCAGGTGCTGGGCCTCAGCCGCGCGCAGATCCCGCGCCTGCACGAGATGCCGATGCAGCAGCTGCTGGCCGCGCAGGTCACGCTCGAGATGGGCGACCGCTCGCGAGGCGAAGCGCCGCGCAGCTTCGCGCCGGTGGCGCAGGCGGGCAGTGCACTGCCGCGCCACCCGTTCGAGCCCGATGCGCCGGAGGTGTCGGCCCACGTGCCCATGATCATCGGCACCACGCTCGACGAGCGCAGCTACCGCACCGTCAACTTCGACCTCGACCAGGCCGGGCTCGAAGCCTTCTTCCAGCAGCGCGCGGGCGCCGACGCCGAGCTGCTGCTGAAGGAATACCGCGACGAAGACCCGAACGCCAGCCCCTACCTGATGCAGGTGAGGCTCGACACCGACATGGGGTTTCGCCGCGCCGCCCACCTGCAGGCCGAGCGCAAGGCGGCCGCCCTCGGCGCGCCGGTGTGGGCCTATCTCTGGCGTGCCCCGAGCCCCGCGTATGGCGGCCGATTCGGTGCGACGCACGGCGTCGACATCGGCCCGAGCATGCACGACATCCGCCGCGCGCTGAACGGGCCGATGGACAGCCAGCGCCGCCTGGCCAGGATGATGTCGTCGGTGTGGGCGTCGTTTGCCGCGAAGGGCAACCCCAACAACGACAAGCTCCCGCACTGGCCGAGCTACACGCTGCCCGCCCGCTCGACGCTCGTGATCGACACCGACCACGAGACCGTGATCGACGACCCGCGCAGCGCACTGCGCAAGTACTGGACGGAGCGCGCCGCCTGA
- a CDS encoding GntR family transcriptional regulator: protein MDLILARQTAAGSGASLQDRIRIAVEQEILSGSWPPGSAIDEKALAAQFKTSRTPVREALLVLATQGLVQIAPRSGIYVRKATPAELVATLEALSELESIVASLAARRATGEQCKELEAALVKASGFAEAQDRRGYEKANAVLHELIYKASGNPVLVEHVRSVRRTLAAYRQRSMDKPGRLKASDKEHRTIVQAIRDGDAAAAARAMHQHIDLGGDAMVQLVLAAQTTAETLSSNPTAAQPTPPPAAKKRKPRK from the coding sequence ATGGACCTGATTCTGGCCCGTCAAACTGCTGCAGGCTCCGGCGCGAGCCTGCAGGACCGCATCCGCATCGCCGTGGAGCAGGAGATCCTCTCGGGCAGCTGGCCGCCCGGCAGTGCCATCGACGAGAAGGCGCTCGCCGCGCAGTTCAAGACTTCGCGCACGCCGGTGCGTGAGGCGCTGCTGGTGCTGGCCACGCAAGGCCTGGTGCAGATCGCGCCTCGCTCCGGCATCTACGTGCGCAAGGCCACACCGGCCGAGCTGGTGGCCACGCTCGAAGCGCTGTCGGAGCTGGAGTCGATCGTCGCGAGCCTCGCCGCGCGCCGCGCGACCGGCGAGCAGTGCAAGGAACTCGAGGCTGCGCTGGTCAAGGCCTCAGGGTTCGCGGAAGCACAAGACCGCCGCGGCTACGAGAAAGCCAACGCCGTGCTGCACGAGCTCATCTACAAGGCGAGCGGCAACCCGGTGCTGGTGGAGCATGTGCGCTCGGTGCGCCGCACGCTCGCTGCCTACCGCCAGCGCAGCATGGACAAACCCGGCCGCCTGAAGGCGTCGGACAAAGAGCATCGCACCATCGTGCAGGCCATCCGCGACGGCGACGCCGCGGCGGCGGCACGGGCCATGCACCAGCACATCGATCTCGGTGGCGACGCGATGGTCCAGCTCGTGCTGGCCGCGCAGACGACCGCCGAGACCCTTTCCTCCAACCCGACAGCTGCCCAACCCACGCCGCCACCCGCGGCCAAGAAGAGAAAGCCTCGCAAATGA
- a CDS encoding quinone oxidoreductase, protein MSTLLRPAVLARRHGGPEVLEFTDIEVPDPGPGELRIVQHAIGLNYADVYQRQGAHGPHGATQFPVVLGSQGAGVVESVGAGVQGFEVGQAVTYVHPGAYAAMRNVPASRTLLLPAGLTLETAAATLLRGMTAEYLLHRLYAVQHGDRVLVHAAAGGMGVILSAWSRALGAEVIGTVGSEAKREIALAHGCHHVIDYRRENFVERVREITHGAGVAVVYDAVGKDVFIPSLDCLQTRGMAINFGTASGDVEAFDLQRLHAKSLTVCRPTLRSFIATREELQHSASVFAAAVRKGAVKAEVDRRYALRDAQQAHRELESRMTTGAAILVP, encoded by the coding sequence ATGAGCACGCTGCTGCGTCCTGCTGTCCTCGCCCGCCGGCATGGCGGCCCCGAAGTTCTCGAGTTCACCGACATCGAGGTGCCCGACCCCGGCCCAGGCGAGTTGCGCATTGTTCAGCACGCCATCGGGCTCAACTACGCGGATGTCTACCAACGCCAGGGCGCGCACGGGCCGCACGGCGCCACGCAGTTCCCGGTGGTGCTGGGCTCGCAGGGGGCGGGTGTCGTCGAATCGGTGGGCGCGGGCGTGCAGGGCTTCGAGGTCGGCCAGGCGGTGACCTACGTGCACCCCGGCGCCTACGCCGCCATGCGCAACGTGCCCGCGAGCCGCACGCTGCTGCTGCCCGCGGGTCTCACCCTGGAGACGGCCGCGGCCACGCTGCTGCGCGGCATGACGGCCGAGTACCTGCTGCACCGGCTCTATGCCGTGCAGCATGGCGACCGCGTGCTCGTGCATGCGGCGGCCGGCGGCATGGGCGTGATCCTCTCGGCGTGGTCGCGCGCGCTCGGCGCCGAGGTGATCGGCACGGTCGGCTCCGAGGCCAAGCGGGAGATTGCGCTGGCCCACGGCTGCCACCACGTCATCGACTACCGGCGCGAGAACTTCGTCGAGCGCGTGCGCGAGATCACCCACGGTGCGGGCGTGGCGGTGGTGTACGACGCGGTCGGCAAGGACGTCTTCATCCCTTCGCTCGACTGCCTGCAGACGCGAGGGATGGCCATCAACTTCGGCACCGCCTCGGGCGACGTCGAAGCCTTCGACCTGCAGCGCCTGCACGCCAAGTCGCTCACCGTCTGCCGGCCCACGCTGCGCAGCTTCATCGCCACGCGCGAAGAGTTGCAGCACTCCGCGTCGGTCTTCGCCGCCGCCGTGCGCAAGGGAGCCGTCAAGGCCGAGGTCGACCGCCGCTATGCGCTGCGCGACGCGCAGCAAGCCCACCGTGAACTCGAAAGCCGCATGACCACCGGCGCGGCCATCCTCGTCCCATGA
- a CDS encoding glutathione S-transferase family protein, whose translation MSTPSTDSFTLFHGWRSSASRRVRLCLAEKGIAYDSRLVDMVKGEQHSPEYLAMNPNGVVPTLLHGKRVLYESSVIAEYLDELYPTPPLRPADPYARAVMRNFVRWIDEHCLPKLIVFNWSISMQPVAGQWNDAQLAERLARIPTAERKEAWTRVARKPYTDDEKAEAMRGLLKLLDKMDAMLEESPHGWLLGEGYSIADIAAVPFVMRIGELNPGALAIHPLTVAWWEKVQARPSFKMARIEPYEASLRRPD comes from the coding sequence ATGAGCACACCTTCGACCGACAGCTTCACCCTCTTCCATGGCTGGCGCTCCAGCGCCTCGCGCCGCGTGCGTCTGTGCCTGGCCGAAAAAGGCATCGCCTACGACAGCCGCCTCGTCGACATGGTGAAAGGCGAACAGCATTCGCCCGAGTACCTTGCGATGAACCCCAACGGCGTGGTGCCCACGCTGCTGCACGGCAAGCGCGTGCTGTACGAAAGCTCGGTGATCGCTGAGTACCTCGACGAGCTCTACCCCACCCCGCCGCTGCGCCCCGCCGACCCGTATGCGCGCGCCGTGATGCGCAACTTCGTGCGCTGGATCGACGAGCACTGCCTGCCCAAGCTCATCGTCTTCAACTGGAGCATCTCGATGCAGCCGGTGGCCGGCCAGTGGAACGATGCCCAACTTGCGGAGCGCCTGGCCCGCATCCCCACCGCCGAGCGCAAGGAGGCCTGGACGCGCGTGGCCCGCAAGCCCTACACCGACGACGAGAAGGCCGAGGCGATGCGCGGCCTGCTGAAGCTGCTCGACAAGATGGATGCGATGCTGGAAGAGAGCCCGCACGGCTGGCTGCTCGGCGAGGGGTACTCCATCGCCGACATCGCCGCCGTGCCCTTCGTGATGCGCATCGGCGAGCTCAACCCCGGGGCGCTCGCCATCCACCCATTGACGGTGGCGTGGTGGGAAAAAGTGCAGGCGCGGCCCTCGTTCAAGATGGCCCGCATCGAGCCTTACGAAGCGTCGCTTCGCCGACCCGACTGA